The following nucleotide sequence is from Kiritimatiellia bacterium.
CGGGTCGCCGACGTTGGCCCAGACGTTGAAGCCCTCGCCGTTGCCCATCGGCCCGTCCACGTTGTAGGAGTAGTAGCGGCCGACGTCGAGGCCGAGCAGGGAGATTTCCCAGACGCCGTCCTCGGGGTCCATCCACATCGGGTAGCGCTCCGCGGGATCGAGGCGCTTGTACTGGGGCTTGTGCACTTCGAAGGCCGGGCCTTCGTAGAGATTCAGGAAGACGCGCGCGGCGCGCGGCGCGAACAGGCGGTACGTCGTGCACCCGCGCTCGCGGTCCAGGATGGCGCCCAGGGGCTTCTCGGAGACAAACGTGTCGAACACGCCGCCGGGCGTCAGGAGCCGCCAGGCCGGCCGCGGCCCCGCTCCCTCGACGATCACGGCGGTGGTTTTCGTCAGGTCGACCGGGTTCTCCGCCACGATCCGCAGCCTGGCGCCGCCGAGGAGGGAGGGATCCACCCGCAGGTTCTCGATGCCGTTGACATCGGTGACGGCGTTCGGGGCGCCCTCGGGCGGGGATACCCATTCTTTTTCGTTGATCACGAACCGGAACAGCAGGTCGGCCTCGCCGGCGGGCAGGCGCAGGCCGTCGAGCTGCGTGGTCATCTCCCGTGTCCCCGCCGAGGTTGGCTTCAGGACCCACCGGTTGTTGGCCCCGCCGCTGCCGTCCCACCAGGTGAAGTTGCCGGCGACGACGACCTTGTCCGAGCGGGCGAGCTTGCGGCCGTAGGCCTTCTCGTCGAACACGAAGGTGATGGTGGGGCCGGAGATGAAGTAGCCCTGCAGGCTGCCCTTCTCGGGGGTCGTGACCAGGGACCATTCCTTCACGGGGTTGCCGTCCGAGAGGCGGACGGCCAGGGCCGGGTTCTCCGGCAGCTCGTCGCGGAACCGCACGCGGATCTCGCGGCGCCCCTCCACGGTGGCGTCGAAGATCGCGTCCGACTGTTTCTCCATGACGCCTTCGCCGTTCAGGAACAGCGTGCGGTCGCCGCCCTTCTCCCACTCGCCGTTGACGATGAACTTGAAGTTGTACTGCCCGTACCGGCCGGGCAGGACGCGCGAGTCGAGGCTCCACACGCCGCCCTTGAGCTGAAGGGGGTGGCGCCGGGCCCACTGGTCCCACGAGCCGCAGACCTCGACCAAGCGCGCCGCGGGGTTCTGGTAGCGCAGCCAGGGGGTCGGCGGATCGCCGGGGACATAGGTGAAATCCGGGCGCAACGGGGGCGGCTCCGCGGCCAGGACGCCCGCCGCGAGCAGCACCACCGCCACCCAGCCTGTTCTGTTCGCCATCCGGTTTTCTCCGCCTGCTATCGCGGCATGTAAGCACACGCGCCGGATCGAATCAAGCCGTCAGGCCCGGTCCTTGCGGGGGCCTCTCGACTGGTCTATAGTGCCCGTGGCCCTGGGGGCCCAACAGAAGGAGAACATCATGGAACAGAAGAGTTTTTTCGAGGTGCTTTTTGACCTGTCGTTCACGGAATTCGTGACAACCCGGCTGATCAAGGTGGTGTTCGTGCTCGGTATTATTTTTTCAGCCGTCGCGGGACTGCAGCGGATCGTCTGGGCGTTTCGCTTCAACGGCTTCGGCGGCGGCCTTTGGTCCCTCGTGATCACACCGATCCTGTTCATCGCGGCCGTGCTGCTCCTCCGCATCTGGTGCGAGATGGTGATCGCCATTTTCCGCATCGCGGAAAACACCGGCCGGCTGGCCGAGGGTTCGAAGCCGAAGGCGGACTAGCCGGCGGCCCATGAGAGGGATCCCGGCGATAGGCCTCGTGTTCCTGGCCGGGGCGGCCGCGCTTCGGGCCCA
It contains:
- a CDS encoding DUF4282 domain-containing protein; protein product: MEQKSFFEVLFDLSFTEFVTTRLIKVVFVLGIIFSAVAGLQRIVWAFRFNGFGGGLWSLVITPILFIAAVLLLRIWCEMVIAIFRIAENTGRLAEGSKPKAD